In the genome of Tannockella kyphosi, one region contains:
- a CDS encoding HAD-IA family hydrolase, which yields MKLCIFDLDGTLIDSLYDLANAVNYALECIGLETHPYEAYKQFIGNGVDVLIEKALGEKQEYKEEAKSLFFEYYNEHCFDKTVVYDGIYKMLEDLKQQGYLLAVATNKPHDLATRIVNHLFSNTFMAVYGSSKEYPRKPNSYMIDTIRKKASCKHGEVVYVGDSDVDMLTSFYGCVYGIGVTWGFRSQAELLKAGAREVICHPSQMVELVNQLETPTKAVSACLAGHCCRYDGKDNGLEDIEEDLKKNRLLCICPEVLGGLPIPRISCEIQGDKVINQLGVDKTYEFIQGAKKCFEIIQENAINEVLLKSKSPSCGKDIVYDGTFGKKLIKGHGITTKYLMERGIIVVNKN from the coding sequence ATGAAGTTATGTATCTTTGATTTAGATGGAACATTGATTGATTCTTTGTATGATCTTGCAAATGCAGTGAATTATGCATTGGAGTGTATTGGGTTAGAAACACATCCTTATGAAGCCTATAAACAATTTATTGGAAATGGTGTTGATGTTTTGATAGAGAAGGCATTAGGAGAAAAACAAGAATATAAAGAAGAAGCAAAGTCTTTATTTTTTGAATATTATAACGAGCATTGTTTTGATAAAACGGTAGTTTATGATGGTATTTATAAAATGCTAGAAGATTTAAAACAACAAGGTTATTTGTTGGCTGTTGCAACAAATAAACCACATGATTTGGCTACTAGAATTGTGAACCATTTATTTAGTAATACATTTATGGCAGTGTATGGTAGTAGCAAAGAATATCCTAGAAAACCTAATAGTTATATGATAGATACAATCAGAAAGAAAGCATCTTGCAAGCATGGGGAAGTTGTGTATGTTGGTGATAGTGATGTAGATATGTTAACTAGTTTTTATGGTTGTGTTTATGGAATAGGTGTAACTTGGGGATTTCGTAGCCAGGCAGAACTTTTAAAAGCAGGGGCAAGAGAAGTGATTTGTCACCCTAGTCAAATGGTTGAATTAGTAAATCAGTTAGAAACACCAACAAAAGCAGTTAGTGCATGTTTAGCGGGTCATTGTTGTCGTTATGATGGTAAGGATAATGGTTTGGAAGATATAGAGGAAGATTTAAAGAAGAATAGATTATTGTGTATATGTCCTGAAGTACTTGGAGGGTTACCTATTCCAAGGATTAGTTGTGAAATACAAGGAGACAAAGTAATAAATCAATTAGGGGTAGATAAAACGTATGAATTTATTCAAGGAGCTAAAAAATGCTTTGAAATAATTCAAGAAAACGCTATCAATGAAGTGCTTTTAAAATCGAAAAGTCCAAGCTGTGGTAAAGATATTGTCTATGATGGTACGTTTGGAAAAAAACTAATAAAAGGGCATGGAATTACTACCAAATATTTAATGGAACGTGGTATAATAGTTGTAAATAAAAACTAG
- a CDS encoding aldo/keto reductase, protein MEKFILSNGLEMPKIGFGTWKAENNVTSQAVCDALQCGFTHLDCAAKYDNEIEVGQGIQLSGVKREDIFITSKLWNSVRGYHETIAAFEKTCQDLGVDYLDQYLIHWPVPKGCNDTYIASNKETWRAMEDLYNAGRIKSIGVSNFKIHHLQEIMESAMILPMVNQIEFHPSCLHNELREYCKQHNIVVVGYSPLANGRVFQCDKLQEIPNKYGVSLSQLCIQYALQHDVLPLSKSVSKDRMIENLQLDFIISQEDMEIIDAIDTCGGSYKDSDYILFE, encoded by the coding sequence ATGGAAAAATTTATTTTAAGTAATGGATTAGAAATGCCAAAAATTGGTTTTGGTACTTGGAAAGCAGAAAATAATGTTACATCACAAGCAGTGTGTGATGCATTGCAATGCGGTTTTACTCATTTGGATTGCGCCGCTAAGTATGATAATGAAATAGAAGTGGGTCAAGGAATACAGTTAAGTGGTGTAAAAAGAGAGGATATTTTTATTACTAGTAAATTATGGAACTCAGTAAGAGGATATCATGAAACAATAGCTGCTTTCGAGAAAACTTGTCAAGATTTAGGAGTTGATTATTTGGACCAATATTTAATTCATTGGCCTGTACCAAAAGGATGTAATGATACCTATATTGCATCTAATAAAGAAACATGGCGTGCGATGGAAGATTTATACAATGCAGGAAGAATTAAATCAATTGGTGTTAGTAATTTTAAAATCCATCATTTGCAAGAAATTATGGAAAGTGCTATGATTTTACCAATGGTAAATCAAATTGAATTTCATCCATCATGTTTACATAATGAATTAAGAGAATATTGTAAACAACATAATATTGTTGTTGTTGGATACAGTCCATTAGCAAATGGACGGGTATTCCAATGTGATAAGTTGCAAGAGATACCTAATAAATATGGGGTTAGTTTATCTCAATTATGTATTCAATATGCATTACAACATGATGTTTTACCACTATCTAAAAGTGTTTCAAAAGATAGAATGATAGAAAATCTTCAATTAGACTTTATAATTAGTCAAGAAGATATGGAAATTATCGATGCAATCGATACCTGTGGTGGTTCATACAAGGATAGTGATTATATCTTGTTTGAATAA
- a CDS encoding aldo/keto reductase family protein produces the protein MKMFKLRNGLEMPAPGFGSCCPGEKPEVTVESVCYALQCGYSHVDGAAIYKNEKEVGLGIKKSGVKREDIFITSKLWNNARGYDQTIAAFEKTCSDLGVDYLDQYLIHWPVPKGCNDTYVESNKETWRAMEDLYEAGRIKSIGVSNFKIHHLEELLESAKIVPMVNQIEFHPSCLHHELRGYCKKLGIQITGYSPFGNGRVFRCEELKPFPEKYGVSLAQICIQYAIQHDVIPLAKSITNERIKKNLELDFVISDEDMQAIDAITSCESSLKDSDNIPYES, from the coding sequence ATGAAAATGTTTAAATTGAGAAATGGGTTGGAAATGCCTGCTCCTGGCTTTGGTTCTTGTTGCCCAGGTGAAAAACCAGAAGTGACAGTAGAATCTGTTTGTTATGCCTTACAATGTGGGTATAGCCATGTAGATGGAGCTGCAATTTACAAAAATGAAAAAGAAGTAGGATTAGGGATTAAAAAAAGTGGTGTAAAAAGAGAAGATATTTTTATTACTAGCAAATTATGGAATAATGCAAGAGGATATGATCAAACTATTGCTGCATTTGAAAAAACATGTTCTGATTTAGGTGTAGATTATTTAGATCAGTATTTAATTCATTGGCCAGTTCCAAAAGGGTGTAATGATACCTATGTTGAATCTAATAAAGAAACTTGGCGAGCAATGGAAGACTTGTATGAAGCAGGTAGAATTAAGTCTATTGGTGTTAGTAATTTTAAAATTCATCATTTAGAAGAATTGTTGGAAAGTGCTAAGATTGTTCCGATGGTAAATCAGATTGAATTCCATCCCTCTTGTTTACATCATGAATTAAGAGGATACTGTAAAAAATTAGGAATTCAAATTACAGGATATAGTCCTTTTGGAAACGGTAGAGTATTCCGTTGTGAAGAATTAAAACCATTTCCTGAAAAATATGGAGTATCTTTAGCACAAATTTGTATTCAATATGCGATACAACATGATGTAATCCCTCTTGCAAAAAGCATAACAAATGAGAGAATAAAGAAAAATTTAGAATTAGATTTTGTTATTAGTGATGAAGACATGCAAGCAATTGATGCTATCACATCTTGTGAAAGTTCTTTAAAAGACAGTGATAATATCCCATATGAAAGTTAA
- a CDS encoding class I mannose-6-phosphate isomerase has product MTLTRKRRNFELHPVLPVPGTVSWTGYDEIRDVIKSKIDEKAGKCVLVIDYYYDIDNAKIISEVIEKLNPDHVICSDSVLISEEKFQEKIYRPYITDDRINGVFALGHVDEYFDEAKVEATKAEIEGFDGLTVVYGVGAAVITKGDIFVYNNITIQRVKSGYFGELTNWAMDNPDEDPLTKEKTFNFVESILLDRHKRRSFEDMDFVIDGDDIEKPLMTSGEDYRQTLRTFASTPFKLDTFFNRGIWGGHWCQDVLGGGLENDNSAWGMHGWTNHQSALAKIGDNEFRVVGRDIYHYQPIEFLGNQNFFWFGYNCPIGCDFLDTWGGGNLSLQVHPDIAYSHDVFNNHFGHYESYYMMDTTEDSSVYLGTKDGVNVDELVEAFKEAQVTGEFDDEKWINRIPMKTHDHIFIPSGTIHCSGKDTVVLEINPIGYQTFKLWDWGRIDADGKPRPINIERGSQVIQEKFQTKYVMDHLVSKRSEIARGTGWRKEHSGTMELELLTVDRYWFTKSVFFETNDRVTLMILVEGDEASIESVDGSFEPMPIRYAEAVYVPASCGQFVVRPVGKPEKELAILEVFMDMGNAYE; this is encoded by the coding sequence ATGACATTGACTAGAAAAAGAAGAAATTTTGAATTACATCCAGTTTTACCAGTACCTGGGACAGTTTCTTGGACAGGGTATGATGAAATTAGAGATGTTATTAAAAGTAAAATTGATGAAAAAGCAGGAAAATGTGTATTAGTAATTGATTATTATTATGATATTGATAATGCAAAAATTATTAGTGAAGTGATAGAAAAATTAAATCCAGATCATGTTATTTGTAGTGACAGTGTTTTAATTAGTGAAGAAAAATTCCAAGAAAAAATTTATCGTCCATATATTACTGACGATAGAATTAATGGTGTGTTTGCTTTAGGGCATGTGGATGAATATTTCGATGAAGCAAAAGTAGAAGCTACAAAAGCTGAAATTGAAGGATTTGATGGTTTAACAGTAGTTTATGGTGTTGGAGCAGCTGTTATTACAAAAGGTGATATCTTTGTTTATAACAATATCACTATCCAAAGAGTTAAAAGTGGATATTTTGGAGAGTTAACAAACTGGGCTATGGACAATCCTGATGAAGATCCATTAACAAAAGAAAAAACATTTAATTTCGTAGAATCAATTTTATTAGATCGTCATAAAAGAAGATCTTTTGAAGATATGGATTTTGTAATTGATGGGGATGATATTGAAAAACCATTAATGACAAGTGGTGAAGATTATCGTCAAACATTAAGAACTTTTGCATCAACTCCATTTAAATTAGATACTTTCTTTAATAGAGGTATTTGGGGTGGACATTGGTGTCAAGATGTATTAGGTGGTGGTTTAGAAAATGATAACAGTGCATGGGGTATGCATGGTTGGACAAATCATCAAAGTGCGTTAGCAAAAATTGGAGATAATGAATTTAGAGTAGTAGGTAGAGATATTTATCACTATCAACCAATTGAATTCTTAGGAAATCAAAACTTCTTCTGGTTTGGCTATAACTGCCCAATCGGATGTGACTTCTTAGATACTTGGGGTGGAGGAAACTTAAGCTTACAAGTACATCCAGATATTGCTTATTCTCATGATGTATTTAATAATCATTTTGGACATTATGAAAGTTATTATATGATGGATACGACAGAAGATTCATCAGTATATTTAGGAACAAAAGATGGAGTGAATGTTGATGAATTAGTAGAAGCTTTCAAGGAAGCTCAAGTTACTGGTGAATTCGATGATGAAAAATGGATTAATCGTATTCCTATGAAAACTCATGATCATATCTTTATTCCTAGTGGAACAATTCACTGTTCTGGTAAAGATACAGTAGTTCTAGAAATTAACCCAATTGGATATCAAACATTTAAATTATGGGACTGGGGACGTATTGATGCAGATGGAAAACCTAGACCAATTAATATTGAACGTGGTTCTCAAGTAATTCAAGAAAAATTCCAAACTAAATATGTAATGGATCATTTAGTTTCTAAACGTTCTGAAATTGCTAGAGGAACTGGTTGGAGAAAAGAACATAGTGGTACAATGGAATTAGAATTATTAACAGTAGATCGTTATTGGTTTACAAAAAGTGTATTCTTTGAAACAAATGATCGTGTTACATTAATGATCTTAGTCGAAGGGGATGAAGCTAGTATTGAAAGTGTGGATGGTTCATTTGAACCAATGCCAATTCGATATGCAGAAGCGGTATATGTTCCTGCTAGTTGTGGACAATTCGTTGTACGTCCAGTAGGGAAGCCTGAAAAAGAATTAGCTATCCTAGAAGTATTTATGGATATGGGAAATGCTTACGAATAA
- a CDS encoding class I mannose-6-phosphate isomerase, producing the protein MTIFYCHVRKMYEVENRVPNFDKYPVKAVPGVVATKGIDAIVEELNKKIGSLNKEKVVVCIDYYHGINENLVKEIANKLSPSLIVDGDDCKYDESIISKKFAQYITEDRVNGVYIVGTIADFLDPECIEATKKQIEEAKGLVVVHGVAASLVCNPDVLVYGNISSQTIKDKWKEGLDNWGAKNYDEDYLRKEKRWLFVECIVQDKHKRKMMKECDYIVDFNRDDDVVMLTQSQFDTVVMKFATSPFKPIPIFLAGVWGGNWAQKVLGVAEGLENSAWGVHGYLDWQAVAAQLDNALFEFPSTDLVQYAPKETLGRKIWYLYGYRCPLHVNFLDTWGGQNLSLQVHPTISYAQEEFNSKWGHYESYYMLDACENSSVYLGTKDGVKLDELVEAFEEAQVTGEFDDEKWINNFPMKKHDHIFIPGGTIHSSAKDTLTLEIDLFSFTTFKLWDWGRLDYDGKPRPINIDHGKNVIQEEFQTTMIKDQFISKKQEIACGHGWRKERSGTNTFESPMEVNRYWFKNAVHFDPNDCIMIHVLVEGEEAILESLDGEFEPMIMHYAEAVFVPPAAGQYTIRPYGKSAGEELAVLEVYVNC; encoded by the coding sequence ATGACAATATTTTATTGTCATGTTAGAAAAATGTACGAAGTAGAAAACAGAGTTCCAAATTTTGATAAATACCCAGTAAAAGCAGTACCAGGAGTTGTTGCAACAAAAGGTATTGATGCAATTGTTGAAGAATTGAATAAGAAAATTGGGTCTTTAAACAAAGAAAAAGTAGTAGTTTGTATTGACTATTATCATGGTATTAATGAAAATTTGGTAAAAGAAATTGCCAATAAATTATCTCCATCACTTATTGTTGATGGCGATGATTGTAAATATGATGAAAGTATTATATCTAAAAAATTTGCTCAATATATCACAGAAGATCGTGTAAATGGGGTGTATATTGTAGGAACAATTGCAGATTTCTTAGATCCTGAATGTATTGAAGCAACTAAAAAACAAATAGAAGAAGCAAAAGGTTTAGTTGTAGTGCACGGTGTTGCTGCTAGTTTAGTGTGCAATCCAGATGTATTAGTTTACGGTAATATCAGTTCTCAAACTATCAAAGATAAATGGAAAGAAGGTTTGGATAACTGGGGTGCTAAAAACTATGATGAAGATTATTTAAGAAAAGAAAAACGTTGGTTATTTGTTGAATGTATAGTTCAAGATAAACATAAAAGAAAAATGATGAAAGAATGTGATTACATTGTTGACTTTAATAGAGATGATGATGTAGTTATGCTTACACAAAGTCAGTTTGATACTGTTGTTATGAAATTTGCAACAAGTCCATTCAAACCTATCCCTATTTTCTTAGCTGGAGTTTGGGGTGGTAACTGGGCTCAAAAAGTATTAGGTGTTGCAGAAGGTTTAGAAAACTCTGCTTGGGGTGTTCATGGTTATTTAGATTGGCAAGCTGTAGCGGCACAGTTAGATAATGCATTATTTGAATTCCCATCAACAGATTTAGTTCAATACGCACCAAAAGAAACATTAGGACGTAAAATTTGGTATCTATATGGATACAGATGTCCTTTACATGTGAATTTCTTAGATACTTGGGGTGGTCAAAACTTAAGTTTACAAGTTCATCCAACTATCTCTTATGCACAAGAAGAATTTAACTCTAAATGGGGTCATTATGAAAGTTATTACATGTTAGATGCATGTGAAAACAGTTCTGTATATTTAGGAACAAAAGATGGTGTTAAATTAGATGAATTAGTAGAAGCTTTTGAAGAAGCACAAGTTACTGGTGAGTTTGATGATGAAAAATGGATTAATAATTTCCCAATGAAAAAACATGATCATATCTTTATCCCAGGAGGAACTATTCATTCTTCTGCAAAAGATACATTAACATTAGAAATCGATTTATTCTCATTTACAACATTTAAATTATGGGATTGGGGTCGTCTTGATTATGATGGAAAACCTAGACCAATTAATATTGATCATGGTAAAAATGTAATCCAAGAAGAATTCCAAACTACTATGATAAAAGATCAATTTATTTCTAAAAAACAAGAAATTGCTTGTGGACATGGTTGGCGTAAAGAAAGAAGTGGAACAAATACATTTGAATCACCAATGGAAGTAAATAGATATTGGTTTAAAAATGCAGTTCACTTTGATCCAAATGATTGCATCATGATTCATGTATTAGTTGAAGGTGAAGAAGCAATTCTTGAAAGTTTAGACGGTGAATTTGAACCAATGATTATGCACTATGCAGAAGCTGTCTTTGTACCACCTGCAGCAGGACAATACACTATTCGTCCTTATGGAAAATCAGCTGGTGAAGAATTAGCTGTTCTAGAAGTATATGTAAACTGTTAG
- a CDS encoding PTS system mannose/fructose/sorbose family transporter subunit IID yields the protein MSSTEKVVEPLTKKDLDKVWYFWYKYNLGVFGFERLQQPGFLLSMLPIFEKYYSDDPEKMVAAMKRHSVFYNTNPIFGSITNGIVASVEEEIAKGADISDEFVNNIKVGLMGPLAGIGDAVIQGTITPIALSIGIGLAAGGSPLGAIFAIVMYFGSCLVMSRIFFTQGYQIGRDAAKDLLGKKMAKIQEALSVLGLTVVGSITASFVSFNVVTEFVSETNTVNIQSQLDAIFPKLIPMCLVLVGYYLLKYKKFSAIKLILTLLVFATVCTVAGII from the coding sequence ATGAGTTCAACAGAAAAAGTAGTAGAACCTTTAACAAAAAAAGATCTTGATAAGGTTTGGTACTTCTGGTACAAATATAACTTAGGTGTATTCGGGTTTGAACGTTTACAACAACCAGGTTTCTTATTATCAATGTTACCAATTTTTGAAAAATATTACAGTGATGATCCAGAAAAAATGGTTGCTGCAATGAAACGTCATTCAGTATTCTATAATACAAATCCAATTTTTGGTTCAATCACAAATGGTATCGTAGCTTCTGTAGAAGAAGAAATTGCAAAAGGTGCTGACATTTCAGACGAATTTGTAAATAATATTAAAGTTGGTTTAATGGGACCTTTAGCTGGTATCGGTGATGCAGTTATCCAAGGAACTATTACTCCTATCGCATTAAGTATTGGTATCGGTTTAGCTGCTGGAGGTAGCCCACTTGGAGCAATCTTCGCAATCGTAATGTATTTTGGTTCATGTTTAGTTATGTCTAGAATATTCTTCACTCAAGGATATCAAATTGGACGTGATGCTGCTAAAGATTTATTAGGAAAGAAAATGGCAAAGATCCAAGAAGCTTTATCTGTTCTAGGTCTTACAGTAGTAGGATCAATTACTGCTAGTTTCGTATCTTTCAATGTTGTTACTGAATTCGTTAGTGAAACTAATACAGTAAACATTCAAAGTCAACTTGATGCAATTTTCCCTAAATTAATTCCTATGTGTTTAGTTTTAGTAGGATATTATTTATTGAAATACAAAAAATTCAGTGCAATTAAATTAATTTTAACTTTATTAGTATTCGCAACTGTTTGTACAGTAGCAGGAATTATTTAG
- a CDS encoding PTS mannose/fructose/sorbose/N-acetylgalactosamine transporter subunit IIC, producing MEVSVLQAALIGIACWFGSVENPQPFGIIWADCLSKPLVGGVIVGIILGDMATGAIIGAAIQAMYLGNALIGGVAVADMAFVSYPSIALAMIAGADAEVAVALAATIGVLGAAVFTAYEVFCSVFYNLGDKCIEANDVKKLKFTYKVLPIVTSFVVRFGLTFTTVMLGNAFAADFLAAVPQLVLDIAGNLGGILPVVGVSILLTYTLKETKFIIYYVLGIVCIGYLGLDMTAVAVIGTCLAVMYYMFTAESGSQSVGTVDEEDELL from the coding sequence ATGGAAGTTAGTGTATTACAAGCCGCGTTAATAGGTATCGCATGTTGGTTTGGTTCAGTAGAAAACCCTCAACCATTTGGGATTATCTGGGCAGACTGTTTATCAAAACCATTAGTTGGTGGGGTTATCGTTGGTATTATTTTAGGAGATATGGCTACTGGTGCTATCATCGGAGCTGCAATCCAAGCAATGTATTTAGGAAATGCGTTAATTGGTGGGGTAGCTGTAGCAGATATGGCATTCGTTTCTTATCCATCAATTGCACTTGCAATGATTGCTGGGGCAGATGCGGAAGTTGCAGTTGCTTTAGCAGCAACAATTGGGGTATTAGGAGCTGCAGTATTTACAGCTTATGAAGTATTCTGTTCTGTATTCTATAACTTAGGTGATAAATGTATTGAAGCAAATGATGTTAAAAAATTAAAATTCACTTACAAAGTGTTACCAATTGTGACAAGCTTTGTTGTTCGTTTTGGTTTAACTTTCACAACTGTAATGTTAGGAAATGCATTCGCTGCTGATTTCTTAGCTGCTGTACCTCAATTAGTATTAGATATTGCAGGTAACTTAGGTGGTATCTTACCAGTTGTTGGGGTTTCAATCTTGTTAACTTATACATTAAAAGAAACAAAATTCATTATTTATTATGTTTTAGGTATCGTATGTATAGGATATTTAGGGTTAGACATGACTGCTGTAGCAGTAATCGGTACTTGTTTAGCTGTTATGTATTATATGTTCACTGCTGAATCTGGTAGTCAATCAGTTGGGACAGTAGATGAGGAGGATGAATTATTATGA
- a CDS encoding PTS system mannose/fructose/N-acetylgalactosamine-transporter subunit IIB: MALSLVRIDDRLIHGQVVVLWTKVRVGDAIILVVDDKFFEDSFLTEIFTEAGNALGKKVYIFGVDEAVEKIPKAIEGKKNYYLVAKKVEQLYELKKRGVDFGNEIIFGTASKAPNTIRAYNNVYLSEKDVEYCEYLDSQNIELKFKLTPDEKGLNWAEAKKVYEGGK, from the coding sequence ATGGCACTTAGTTTAGTACGAATTGACGACCGTTTAATCCATGGACAAGTAGTTGTTTTATGGACAAAGGTTCGTGTTGGAGATGCAATCATCTTAGTTGTAGATGATAAGTTTTTCGAAGACAGTTTCTTAACAGAAATATTTACTGAAGCTGGTAATGCGTTAGGAAAGAAAGTTTATATCTTTGGTGTAGACGAAGCGGTAGAAAAAATACCGAAAGCTATTGAAGGTAAAAAGAATTATTATCTAGTTGCAAAAAAAGTGGAACAATTATATGAACTTAAAAAAAGAGGGGTAGACTTCGGTAATGAAATTATTTTCGGTACTGCAAGTAAAGCGCCTAATACTATACGTGCATATAATAATGTTTACCTTTCAGAGAAAGATGTAGAATATTGTGAATATCTGGATTCACAAAACATTGAATTAAAATTCAAATTAACTCCAGATGAAAAAGGATTAAATTGGGCGGAAGCCAAGAAAGTTTATGAAGGAGGAAAATAA
- a CDS encoding PTS sugar transporter subunit IIA, whose product MRGILLVSHSTMCVGVKDSLEMIMGPQEVVDTISLGEDGVESFRAALEDKISKMNETFDEIIIVTDIPNATPYNECFRYIRKHEVDYAVVAGMNLAMVIELAIFSQTDMSTEDLVNQAMETGKTAVKKL is encoded by the coding sequence ATGAGAGGGATTTTATTAGTGAGTCATTCTACAATGTGTGTAGGAGTGAAAGACAGTTTAGAAATGATTATGGGACCCCAAGAAGTGGTGGATACCATATCTCTAGGCGAAGATGGTGTAGAAAGCTTTCGAGCTGCGTTAGAAGATAAAATTTCAAAAATGAATGAAACATTTGACGAAATAATTATTGTTACTGACATACCAAACGCTACACCGTACAACGAATGTTTCCGTTATATACGTAAACATGAAGTTGACTATGCGGTAGTTGCGGGAATGAACCTAGCAATGGTAATTGAATTGGCGATTTTCTCACAAACAGATATGAGTACGGAAGATTTGGTAAACCAAGCTATGGAAACTGGTAAAACTGCAGTAAAAAAATTGTAA
- a CDS encoding GntR family transcriptional regulator, protein MRIESEKKVGIIVRLIQGAGEKPLWSQLYDIIEADILNKVYKQGDLIPSEKELVEKYEVSRVTVRKALDRLFVKGLVSRERGIGTVVIRNDNLISTSLQSSYLGVKENNDNQERKLVKLEYALPPAEIRDFFGITVSMKCIFMIRQHLVDNLVVTHSESYLNPKIHCTVEDFKGSLYDMLEEKGYRVDAVNEVISAHVATEKEHDYFQLEESFAVIERKRKAFSKGFPVEYNASKYLANDYELKINLL, encoded by the coding sequence ATGAGAATTGAAAGTGAAAAGAAAGTAGGGATTATTGTGAGACTTATTCAAGGTGCAGGTGAAAAACCATTATGGAGCCAATTGTACGATATAATAGAAGCGGATATTTTAAATAAAGTTTATAAACAAGGCGATTTAATTCCTAGTGAAAAAGAATTGGTCGAGAAATACGAGGTCTCTAGAGTAACTGTCCGTAAAGCGTTGGATAGACTTTTTGTTAAGGGGTTAGTGTCTAGAGAACGAGGGATTGGTACAGTCGTTATAAGAAATGATAATTTAATTAGTACTTCTTTACAATCTAGTTATTTAGGAGTAAAAGAAAATAATGATAATCAAGAACGTAAATTAGTAAAACTTGAATATGCTTTACCTCCTGCTGAAATAAGAGATTTCTTTGGAATTACGGTTAGTATGAAATGTATTTTTATGATTAGACAACATCTTGTAGATAATTTGGTAGTTACCCATTCTGAATCTTACTTAAATCCTAAAATTCATTGTACAGTAGAAGATTTTAAAGGGTCATTATATGATATGTTAGAAGAAAAGGGATATCGTGTTGATGCGGTAAATGAAGTTATTTCGGCGCATGTTGCAACTGAAAAGGAACATGACTATTTTCAATTAGAAGAATCTTTTGCGGTAATAGAAAGAAAAAGAAAAGCTTTTAGTAAAGGTTTTCCAGTAGAATACAATGCTTCAAAATATCTTGCAAATGATTATGAGTTAAAAATCAATTTATTATAA
- a CDS encoding flavodoxin family protein: MKVLLMNGSCNKNGCTNRALEEFSSVLHQNNIETEIYHIPSTPIKDCIGCGGCKAKANGCVFKDDGVNDFIEKAKGSDAIVLGSPVYYAHPSGRILSFLDRAFFAGGSAFMHKPGFALVSARRAGTSSSLDVLHKYFSIAQMPIVSSSYWNMVHGNTPQEVEQDLEGLQIIRHGASNMVWLLSCIELGKQNNIIAPNNKKTNKTNFIR, from the coding sequence ATGAAAGTATTACTAATGAATGGAAGTTGTAATAAAAATGGTTGTACCAATCGAGCTCTTGAAGAATTTTCTAGTGTCTTACATCAAAATAATATTGAAACAGAAATCTATCATATTCCAAGTACTCCGATTAAAGATTGTATAGGTTGTGGAGGCTGTAAAGCGAAAGCAAACGGTTGCGTTTTTAAAGATGATGGGGTCAATGACTTTATTGAAAAAGCAAAAGGATCAGATGCGATTGTTTTAGGAAGCCCTGTTTATTATGCACATCCTAGTGGACGTATTTTGTCATTTTTAGACCGAGCTTTCTTTGCTGGAGGAAGTGCTTTTATGCATAAACCAGGTTTCGCCTTGGTTTCTGCTAGGCGTGCTGGAACCAGCTCTTCTTTGGACGTTTTACATAAATATTTTTCAATTGCACAAATGCCAATTGTTTCTTCAAGTTATTGGAATATGGTGCATGGCAACACACCCCAAGAAGTGGAACAAGATTTAGAAGGGTTACAAATCATTCGTCATGGCGCTAGTAACATGGTTTGGTTGCTATCTTGTATTGAACTAGGAAAGCAAAATAATATTATTGCTCCAAATAACAAAAAAACGAATAAAACTAATTTTATTCGTTAA